In Candidatus Baltobacteraceae bacterium, a single genomic region encodes these proteins:
- a CDS encoding NIPSNAP family protein has translation MSVVELRRYLMRPGRRDELIELFERAFIESQEACGMRVIGHYRVAGDPDTYLWFREFPDMRSRREALEAFYDRSHAWLSNRDAANATLLDSDNVLLLRPAREKSGFDVSGLTRAQGGEHMRFAALSIAMLPGAADTAYVRSFEDEVLPKLREAAERVAYFVTEAAANDFRLPVRSGEHAFVAIGRARNAKQIEAWRQAFGDGPAEHLRLEPASRSLY, from the coding sequence GTGAGTGTCGTCGAGTTGCGGCGTTACCTCATGCGTCCCGGACGCCGCGACGAGCTGATCGAGCTTTTCGAACGTGCGTTCATCGAATCGCAGGAGGCTTGCGGCATGCGGGTGATCGGGCACTACCGCGTTGCCGGTGACCCCGATACGTACCTGTGGTTTCGCGAGTTTCCGGACATGCGTTCGCGCCGCGAGGCGCTCGAGGCATTCTACGATCGTTCGCACGCGTGGCTTTCGAATCGGGATGCTGCCAACGCGACGCTGCTCGATTCCGATAATGTATTGTTACTGCGTCCCGCGCGCGAGAAGAGCGGTTTCGACGTGTCGGGGCTCACGCGCGCGCAGGGAGGCGAGCACATGAGGTTCGCCGCCCTCAGCATAGCGATGCTGCCGGGCGCCGCGGATACGGCGTACGTTCGCAGCTTCGAGGATGAGGTATTGCCGAAACTTCGTGAGGCCGCCGAGCGTGTTGCCTACTTCGTGACCGAAGCGGCGGCCAATGATTTCCGGTTGCCGGTACGGAGCGGCGAACACGCCTTCGTCGCTATCGGACGCGCTCGGAATGCGAAGCAGATCGAGGCCTGGCGGCAGGCATTCGGCGATGGGCCGGCGGAGCATCTGCGCCTCGAGCCGGCATCGCGTTCGCTCTACTAG
- a CDS encoding helix-turn-helix domain-containing protein, with the protein MKRVIFVVPAGVELFDLAGPVQVFHEAAAAGAPYRLVFAAQSARVDSAQLLALCDLERLPDDVGADDLVIVPGSASLRRDVLARARSIRPLVRWLRSAYDAGAVMSSVCVGAFALAAAGLLDGRKATTHWKRVDELQRAFPRAQVEANRLYVFDGRVATSAGIASGVDLALALVERDCSSRVAAAAAREMVVTARRPGHHEQLSPYFALRDHTSREVHLVQDWLVEHAGAPFTLSSLAAIAGVSERTLTRQFRAATGSSVKAYATTLRLEQARTLLRDRTLSIGSVAERCGFADARQLRRLWRTHFANSPSRER; encoded by the coding sequence GTGAAACGCGTCATCTTCGTCGTTCCGGCCGGCGTCGAACTCTTCGATCTCGCCGGACCGGTGCAGGTCTTTCACGAGGCTGCTGCCGCCGGCGCGCCATACCGCCTGGTATTCGCCGCGCAATCGGCACGCGTCGATTCGGCGCAACTGCTTGCGCTATGCGACTTAGAGCGCCTGCCGGACGATGTAGGGGCGGATGATCTCGTCATCGTCCCCGGCAGTGCGTCGTTGCGCCGTGACGTGCTCGCACGCGCGCGCTCGATCCGGCCTTTGGTCCGCTGGTTGCGCTCCGCATATGACGCGGGAGCGGTGATGAGCTCGGTGTGCGTCGGCGCCTTCGCGCTCGCGGCAGCCGGACTCTTGGATGGCCGAAAGGCCACGACGCATTGGAAGCGCGTCGATGAACTACAGCGTGCATTCCCGCGCGCTCAAGTGGAAGCCAACCGGCTCTACGTCTTCGACGGCCGGGTCGCGACCAGCGCGGGGATCGCCTCGGGTGTCGATCTCGCGCTCGCGCTCGTCGAACGCGACTGCAGTTCGCGCGTCGCGGCGGCCGCCGCCCGCGAAATGGTCGTCACGGCGCGCCGTCCCGGCCATCACGAACAGCTCAGCCCGTACTTCGCTTTGCGCGACCATACGAGTCGCGAAGTGCATCTCGTCCAAGACTGGCTGGTCGAACACGCGGGCGCTCCGTTCACGCTTTCCTCGCTCGCCGCGATCGCGGGTGTCAGCGAACGCACGCTGACGCGGCAGTTTCGTGCCGCGACCGGGAGCAGCGTCAAAGCGTACGCCACGACGTTGCGGCTCGAGCAGGCGCGCACGCTGCTTCGCGATCGGACGCTCTCGATCGGCTCGGTTGCCGAACGGTGCGGCTTCGCCGACGCGCGCCAACTGCGCCGCCTCTGGCGCACGCACTTCGCCAATTCACCTTCACGGGAGCGATAG
- a CDS encoding isochorismatase family protein, whose product MAASDRPRNALLVIDIQDSFKALPRWEHRNNPAFESNVTRLIAAFRSADAPIFYFLHGDCDEHFSVSSPHYRLMDFLTPRPDEAILHKTSRNCFTTTNLSQRLVRMGVGRVTISGIQTEQCCETTARVAADLGFEVDFVTEATLTFPIPRLLQSGGEELGTDAVVERTEYALRRRFARICTVDEALAETGVRAIA is encoded by the coding sequence ATGGCCGCTTCAGACCGCCCTCGCAATGCGCTGCTGGTAATCGACATCCAAGATTCATTCAAGGCGCTTCCGCGCTGGGAGCATCGCAATAACCCGGCTTTCGAGTCGAACGTCACGCGGCTGATCGCAGCTTTCCGCTCCGCCGATGCTCCGATTTTTTACTTCCTTCACGGCGACTGCGACGAACACTTCTCGGTTTCGAGCCCGCACTACCGGCTGATGGATTTCCTTACACCACGGCCTGACGAGGCGATCCTTCACAAGACCTCGCGTAACTGCTTCACGACTACGAATCTGTCGCAACGCCTCGTGCGCATGGGAGTCGGCCGCGTGACGATCTCCGGCATTCAAACCGAGCAATGTTGCGAGACCACCGCGCGCGTCGCCGCCGACCTCGGCTTCGAGGTCGACTTCGTGACCGAGGCGACGCTCACGTTTCCGATTCCGAGACTGCTCCAATCGGGCGGTGAGGAGTTGGGAACCGACGCGGTCGTCGAGCGCACCGAGTATGCGCTGCGCCGCCGTTTCGCGCGGATTTGCACCGTCGACGAGGCGCTAGCCGAAACCGGCGTGCGCGCGATCGCGTGA
- a CDS encoding APC family permease, translated as MNLGEPLVRGVGLRGALAVNVISMIGIGPLITIPLVLGSLHGPLSLVAWLLGALLALCDGLVWAELGSAYPRSGGTYGYLLEIFGPLRIGRLLAFLFVWETIFIIPLTLASGYIGFANYAGYLVPSLGSSPLALKLVAAAVGVITIFALYRGIKTIERVSVLLWGVAVLTLLAVIAAAFAHWSAHLAFAFRSAPSMWGGLRAGLGPALVVAMYDYIGYNQANTIAGEVVEPQRTLPRSIVGAILLVGALYIAMQIGVLGAIPWQRYVPLADGSLPPLGQHLASAVVERAFGPAAGIFVTILILITAFASVYGLLLGSSRIPYAAALDGLFLRPFAHLHERHRFPDVSLVVMGAIALIASFFTLDQVISALIAAIVLVQSVAQIVALFVMRAQGVRAPYRMWLYPLPAIVALAAWVYVFCSAGSSAIVFGLVSIAAGAVVYVATRRAAP; from the coding sequence ATGAATTTGGGCGAGCCGCTCGTCCGGGGCGTCGGATTGCGCGGCGCTTTGGCGGTCAACGTCATCTCGATGATCGGGATCGGGCCGCTCATCACGATCCCGCTGGTACTGGGCTCGCTGCACGGCCCGCTCTCGCTCGTGGCGTGGCTGCTCGGCGCGCTGCTGGCGCTGTGCGATGGACTCGTGTGGGCGGAGCTCGGTTCGGCATATCCGCGCTCCGGCGGAACGTACGGATACCTGCTCGAGATTTTCGGGCCGTTGCGGATCGGACGGTTGCTGGCGTTCCTGTTCGTCTGGGAAACGATTTTCATCATTCCCCTCACGCTTGCGAGCGGCTACATCGGCTTTGCAAACTACGCAGGATATCTGGTCCCATCGCTGGGTTCATCGCCGCTCGCGCTCAAACTGGTGGCGGCCGCGGTCGGCGTGATCACGATTTTCGCGCTTTATCGCGGCATCAAAACGATCGAGCGGGTGAGCGTGCTGCTCTGGGGCGTCGCCGTCTTGACCCTGCTCGCCGTCATCGCCGCCGCGTTCGCGCACTGGTCGGCGCATCTCGCGTTCGCATTTCGTTCGGCGCCCTCGATGTGGGGCGGTCTGCGAGCCGGGCTCGGGCCGGCGCTGGTGGTCGCGATGTATGACTACATCGGGTACAACCAGGCAAATACCATCGCCGGCGAGGTCGTCGAACCGCAGCGGACGCTCCCGCGCTCGATCGTCGGAGCGATCCTCCTGGTCGGAGCGCTCTACATTGCGATGCAGATCGGCGTACTCGGCGCAATCCCGTGGCAACGGTACGTTCCGCTCGCCGACGGATCGCTGCCGCCGCTTGGCCAGCACCTCGCGTCGGCGGTCGTGGAGCGCGCCTTTGGTCCGGCCGCAGGCATTTTCGTCACGATTCTGATCCTCATCACCGCCTTCGCCTCGGTCTACGGTCTGCTGCTCGGCAGCTCGCGAATTCCCTACGCCGCTGCGCTCGACGGATTGTTTCTTCGCCCCTTCGCGCATCTGCACGAGCGCCACCGTTTTCCGGATGTTTCGCTCGTCGTCATGGGAGCGATCGCCCTGATCGCGTCGTTCTTCACGCTCGATCAGGTCATCAGCGCGCTGATCGCCGCCATCGTGCTGGTGCAATCGGTCGCGCAAATCGTCGCGCTCTTCGTGATGCGCGCGCAAGGAGTGCGCGCGCCGTACCGGATGTGGCTTTACCCGTTGCCGGCGATCGTCGCGCTCGCGGCATGGGTCTACGTTTTCTGCAGCGCGGGCAGTTCGGCGATCGTTTTTGGTCTGGTCAGCATTGCCGCGGGTGCGGTGGTCTACGTCGCTACCCGGCGAGCGGCGCCGTAG
- a CDS encoding GNAT family N-acetyltransferase has product MRVFLAESVEQLARFHDLVAEYEASLPLDLRHDGLEPGMTAFVAEIDGEPCGCVALAESDASTGEVKRLFVKPEFRGYGAARALLAALLERSRERGYARIVLDTHRERLAAAYTLYRSLGFAECEPCGGASYACPTFMELRL; this is encoded by the coding sequence ATGCGCGTTTTTCTCGCCGAGAGCGTGGAGCAGCTCGCCCGGTTTCACGATCTCGTCGCGGAGTATGAGGCGAGCCTGCCGCTCGATCTGCGCCACGACGGCCTCGAACCCGGCATGACGGCGTTCGTCGCCGAAATCGACGGCGAACCGTGCGGATGTGTCGCGCTTGCCGAGTCCGACGCATCGACCGGCGAAGTCAAGCGCCTTTTCGTAAAGCCGGAGTTTCGCGGGTATGGCGCCGCGCGTGCGCTGCTTGCCGCACTCCTCGAACGCTCGCGCGAACGCGGCTACGCGCGAATCGTCCTCGATACGCACCGCGAACGCCTCGCGGCAGCGTATACGCTCTATCGCTCCCTCGGCTTCGCGGAATGCGAGCCGTGCGGGGGCGCTTCGTACGCGTGCCCGACCTTCATGGAGCTGCGGCTGTAG
- a CDS encoding M48 family metallopeptidase, whose product MNARKFCLGLLAGMGAGYVAIRTVQALARRDTAPRKPSHDSAAYGKARRALAVAGAIRSTLSSVAFAYGPLAPRIARAFEPLPRWLRPGAFVAVVGIGSSLLELPVSIVEDYEIERRYGLTDQSERAFLSDLAKSSALMIVVMSGLAMLGGIALRRFRRTWPLVAAIGMFPLFVLANLIVPVYILPLFNRFEPLQGPLERRLRALAARFGVGDADILRMDMSRQTKKANAFVAGIGSTHRIVLGDTLVDAFEPREIEFVVAHELGHYVSRDTWRMIALAEALTAGLLGLTAIGLRRDDTDESIRLLRIAAWLGIGMLAARPAVNAFSRSREWAADRFAVDVTGAPRDGIAAFRRLRDQNLAEEELPPWYEFLFASHPSLGKRIGALESAEPSTAAAP is encoded by the coding sequence ATGAACGCGCGAAAATTTTGCTTGGGCCTGCTTGCCGGAATGGGCGCTGGTTACGTCGCGATCCGCACGGTGCAGGCGCTCGCGCGTCGTGACACCGCACCGCGTAAACCCTCGCATGATTCTGCTGCCTACGGCAAAGCGCGCCGAGCGCTTGCCGTGGCCGGCGCCATACGCTCGACACTCTCGAGCGTAGCGTTTGCCTACGGACCGCTCGCGCCTCGCATCGCGCGCGCGTTCGAACCGCTCCCGCGCTGGCTGCGGCCCGGAGCATTCGTTGCGGTCGTCGGCATCGGCTCGAGCCTTCTCGAATTGCCGGTTTCGATCGTCGAAGACTACGAGATCGAACGACGGTACGGGTTGACCGACCAATCCGAGCGTGCTTTTCTGAGCGACTTGGCCAAGAGCAGTGCACTCATGATCGTTGTGATGAGCGGCCTTGCGATGTTGGGCGGCATCGCGCTGCGCCGCTTCCGCCGCACCTGGCCGCTGGTTGCCGCGATCGGGATGTTCCCGCTCTTCGTGCTGGCCAACCTGATCGTGCCGGTCTATATTCTACCGCTGTTCAACCGTTTCGAGCCGCTGCAGGGACCGCTCGAGCGACGGTTGCGCGCGCTCGCCGCGCGCTTCGGCGTCGGCGACGCCGACATCTTACGGATGGACATGAGCCGGCAAACGAAGAAAGCCAACGCCTTCGTGGCCGGGATCGGCTCCACCCATCGCATCGTTCTGGGCGATACGCTGGTCGACGCATTCGAGCCGCGCGAAATCGAATTCGTGGTCGCGCACGAACTTGGCCACTACGTTTCGCGCGACACCTGGCGTATGATCGCGCTGGCCGAAGCGCTCACCGCCGGTCTGCTCGGCCTCACGGCGATCGGTCTTCGCCGCGACGATACCGATGAGAGCATCCGCCTGTTGCGCATCGCGGCATGGCTCGGTATCGGGATGCTCGCCGCTCGCCCAGCGGTCAACGCGTTCTCGCGCTCACGCGAATGGGCTGCGGATCGATTCGCCGTCGACGTCACCGGCGCACCCCGCGACGGCATCGCCGCGTTTCGGCGGTTACGCGATCAAAATTTAGCCGAAGAGGAGCTGCCCCCGTGGTACGAGTTTCTCTTTGCCTCGCATCCCAGTTTGGGAAAACGCATCGGCGCCCTCGAGTCTGCCGAACCGTCTACAGCCGCAGCTCCATGA